A region of the Curtobacterium flaccumfaciens pv. betae genome:
GTCCTTGTCGCCCCGGCCGGACAGGTTCACGAGCACGACGCCCTCGGGGCCGAGCTCCTTGCCGAGCTTCATGGCACCGGCGAGGGCGTGGGACGACTCGATCGCCGGGATGATGCCCTCGGTCTGGCTCAGCAGGCGGAACGCCTCCATCGCCTCGGTGTCGGTGATCGGCTGGTACTTCGCGCGGCCGATCGACGCCAGGTACGCGTGCTCCGGTCCGACGCTCGGGTAGTCGAGTCCGGCGGAGATGCTGTGGCTCTCGATCGTCTGGCCGTCCTCGTCCTGCATCAGGTACGACTTCGCGCCCTGCAGCACGCCCTCGCGACCGAGCGTGATGCTCGCCGCGTGCCGACCGGTCTCGACGCCGTCGCCGCCGGCCTCGAAGCCGTGCAGCGCGACGGATTCGTCGTCGAGGAACGCCTCGAAGATACCCATCGCGTTCGATCCACCGCCCACGCAGGCCGCGACGGCGTCCGGCAGGCGTCCGACGCGGTCGAGGACCTGCTGGCGCGCTTCCTCGCCGATGACCTTGTGGAACTCGCGCACCATCTCGGGAAACGGGTGCGGACCGGCGACCGTGCCGAGCAGGTAGTGCGTCGACTCGACGTTGGCGACCCAGTCGCGCAGGGCGTCGTTGATGGCGTCCTTCAGGGTGCGCGAACCGGTCTCGACGGGGATGACCTCGGCGCCGAGCAGGCGCATCCGGGCC
Encoded here:
- the trpB gene encoding tryptophan synthase subunit beta is translated as MTSLRDLHGPYFGDFGGRFVPESLVLALDELEAAFRQAWADPAFRAELDELQRDYTGRPSIITEVPRFAKHAGGARVILKREDLNHTGSHKINNVLGQALVARRLGKTRLIAETGAGQHGVATATAAALFGMECVVYMGAVDTERQALNVARMRLLGAEVIPVETGSRTLKDAINDALRDWVANVESTHYLLGTVAGPHPFPEMVREFHKVIGEEARQQVLDRVGRLPDAVAACVGGGSNAMGIFEAFLDDESVALHGFEAGGDGVETGRHAASITLGREGVLQGAKSYLMQDEDGQTIESHSISAGLDYPSVGPEHAYLASIGRAKYQPITDTEAMEAFRLLSQTEGIIPAIESSHALAGAMKLGKELGPEGVVLVNLSGRGDKDVASASRYFGILDENAVQL